The window GTGGTCACGGCGGCGGTGTTGGTGCTGTGCTACCTCGCTATGCGGCTGTCGGGGCCCATCGCCCGCTTGATGGGCGAGTCGGGCATTCACGTCATCACCCGAGTATTGGGCGTGCTGCTGGCAGCTTTGGCGGTGCAGTACGTCGCCGATGGAGTCAAGGGATTTCTCGCCTAATCCGCGAAAGCTGCGGCTTACACCTGCGCCTTGACGCTTAGGCCGCCTAAGCTGTTCGGCGCAACATTTTGCTGACGATTTGCGTTTAAAATAATTCAATGAACGGGCCAGAGACTTTTGCTGCGCCTTTACGGGTGGCCACGAATCTGAACGTGCCGCGCGTGCTGGTGCTGAACGCTTCTTACGAACCGCTGCACGTCACCAGTGCCAAGCGGGCCATCACTCTCATTCAGTACGGTGTCGCCGAAGTCCTGGAAAACAGCGACGACGTGGTGCGCTCACCCAGCACGGTTCTGGCGGTGCCCAGCGTGATCCGGCTGCGGCGCTACATCCGCCGCCCGCGCATCCACCCGATTCCCTTCAACCGCCGCAACGTGCTGAGGCGCGACGCTTACACTTGCCAGTACTGCGGTGAGAAGGGTGATCTGACGCTCGACCACGTGCAGCCGCGCTCCAAAGGCGGGCGGCACAGTTGGGAGAATGTGGTGGTGGCCTGCCGCGCCTGCAACCAGC of the Deinococcus detaillensis genome contains:
- a CDS encoding HNH endonuclease, with amino-acid sequence MNGPETFAAPLRVATNLNVPRVLVLNASYEPLHVTSAKRAITLIQYGVAEVLENSDDVVRSPSTVLAVPSVIRLRRYIRRPRIHPIPFNRRNVLRRDAYTCQYCGEKGDLTLDHVQPRSKGGRHSWENVVVACRACNQRKGDRTPEQAAMPLRLRPRAPSFGFYAQGQFAQDRNEWHKYLNL